The following is a genomic window from Spirosoma foliorum.
TGACGCCTAAAGCGGAATATATAGCCTCTGGATTTTTTTTAACCTGAGCGACCAGATCCCCAAAGGATTTGGTCGGAACGGCATGTTTATGGAGCAACTTCCCATCATCGCCATAAAAGAATCCCATCCCTGATCGGTCAACCTGTGTTGTCCGTGTTTGAGGCATTGGATTGACAGGCGTTAAATCATTGATTTTTACATCATGCTTAGGCGTTAGTTTGGTCATTTTCCAGGCACTTGTGCCATCTTCATAAATTTGCAGATCAATTTTACTTCGATGTGCGTTTGCCATTGCGTGAATTTTGTCAAATGCCGTGGAGGCATTTGCTTTATCAAGCTCTTGATACGTCACATTCTCGGCTTCATAATGAAGTTCGATAGCCCCTTTTTGTGGACTGGCATTCGCCGATTGGGATACATCGCTGAGCATCTCCAACCGGGTGCAACTTTGTAAAAGGAAAACAGAGGCCAACCAGATAACACCGCCCCCAGCGGAGCGAAATAGACAATTCTTTTTCATAAAAAGTTGATGGTTATGGTGATTAGAAAGCGGACTGCTTATTGACCATCAATTATCTGAATAAGATTACATTAAAACAACATTAATAGTAATATTATTATAAAAATTATAAATATACACTTTCAATATAAATCACTGTGATATACTAAAAGTATTCCACACTACTATTAACGGTAACATTTATATTGCTTTCATAACTTTTCAAAAAATATCCTAGCCAGTTAGCGGGGAGTAAACCAATTAATGTGATAATAGAAAATATAAAATATTCCTATTAAAATCCTATTTTCAATGAGAGCCTGTTTATTGTTATGAAGTCATTTAAGAAATACGGTTCTTTAAGCTCGATGTCATACTTATATAATAAGCTGGAATTGCTGTTTAGCTTATAGTCATAATGAATGTTTGTCCTTTCTTTATTGATCAAAAAGCCAACTTCCAAGTGAAGGCAGACTTGATCATGCCCTCCAAACGGTCCATAGCCTACTAACCAGGTTGCTTACATCGGTGTTCTTACGGACTCTGTAATCTCTGGATGTATTCAACCGATTTTTGCGCATGGGATGCGACTTGGAAGATAAAGCGTTTGTCGTCTTTGAGTACGTGCAGCCAGGACTGGATATAAGCCGCATGATGTTCTTCCGGCTGCGGCTCAACGCCCAGATCAGCCGACAGAAAGCAGGCTCCTAATTCGGCAACCAGTTCCTCTTTAGCGTACCCTTCATCATCATAGTTTTTTACCGAAGTCACGGTTCATGCGAACCGGGTGTTTCGTCCAGTGTGTGCGATAATGGCATTGGTTTTGATGAAAAATACGCAGACCAAATCTTCCGAGTCTTTCAGCGTTTACATGGTAAGAACGAATATGGAGGAACCGGAATTGGTTTAGCCATCTGTCAGCAGGTCGTCAACAATCACAATGGAGCGATCACGGCCACCAGTAAGCCAGGTGAAGGAACTACTTTCCGGGTGTATCTGCCAGCCTTGTATTGATCAGGACGTCGGTTGCCATGTAGGTCAACCCATTTTTGGTAAAACTAAAGCCGGAGAGATGACTCTCTCCGGCTTTGTGGCTTTTAGGCCTTCGGTTTGTTTCGGCGGATAATAACTGGAATGTTTTGGCCTAAGACAGTGAGTGACAGATTCAGCCCGTCTTTATCGCCGTGATCCCAGCCGCTACCGACTTTAATCCAATCCGATTCCGAGCAATCGGCTCTTGGTTTGAGGATATAAACCGAATGAGTTGGTCTTTTCGAGGTAGTTTCGGTTGGTGTAGTCATCATTAAATCTCCTTTCTTGTGTTGTTGATGATAGCAGCGGACAAAGCTCGATAGGCCGTGTCAGCTCCCCGTAGTCGTAGATCATTTTTACCTCGTAAAAATGAGGGATAAGCGCCATGACGGACAATTGGGCTAAGCTGACATGCTCTATCAACCGACCCAAGAAAGGTGCCGTTGACGAAACCAACCAAATCATCCGCAAGCCAGCGCATGGGTTTGTATTTTCGCAACTCAAGAGCATTGCAACGCATGAATGTATTCAACCGCTTTTTGCGCGTGGGATGCGGCCTGGAAGATAAAGCGTTTGTCATCTTTGAGCACTTCTAGCCAGGATTGGATGTAAGCCGCATGATGTTCTTCCGGCTGCGGCTCAACGCCCAGATCAGCCGACAGAAAGCAGGCTCCTAATTCGGCAACCAGTTCCTCCTTCGCGTACCCTTCATCACCATAGTGTTTTTTGCCGAAGTCACGGTTCAACCGGTGTGGAGGTTTCGTCCAATGGCACATTTCATGGGCTAAAACAGCGTAAAACCGCTTGGCCGTTTCAAAGCTTTCGTACGGCGGCATTTGGATGCGGTCAGTGGTCTGTGTGTAACACGCTTTGGAGCCGGTATAAATATCGGCTTTCGTCTGCGCAAAGAACTGTTCGAGTGCCTGATCACGCGCTTGTTGATGGATAACAACGGGTTCGGGGGTTTGATAAAAACCATCAGACAGACCGTCAATCTGCGACGCGTTGAACACGGTGTAACTTTTAAGAAAGGGAATCTGGCTGGATTTGAGGTCACCATTGGCGTCTTCCTCCTCTTTGGTGAACTTATTAGCGTAGACAATCTGCGTCCCCTTCTCACCTTTGCGGACAGACGCTTTCATCTCGGTGGCCTGTTTGAAGGTCATCCAATAGGGCGAGGTAAACCCCTGATCACTGGCAGCATTCCAAAGAATGAGCGTATTGATGCCCGTATACGGAATATCATTCCAGCGTAAAGGTCGCATGACCTGACTGGCTAAATGCTCGGAGTGCCATGGCTTACGCCAGGAGAGATTGCCGTTTTCAAGATCGGTTAGAATCTTGGCGGTGACACGGGTGTAAATATCTTGTTGAGGTTGCCCAGCAGGACTTGATGAAGTTTTGCGGGTAATCGGTTTGGTCATGTATCATGCTCCAATGGTTGGGGTTACAGGGGATGAACAACACGGCGATTTAGCAAGCGAACCGACTAGAATTTTGTCTCGCGAGGAAGGTCAAAGAACTGGGAAAATTGTGGTTGGTGAATGAGTGGCGTCGAGTACAGGCCCACAAGCCCAACCATTGGCAGAATGAAAACTGAACCGGTGACCGCTAGCGCGGCATACAGCCCTCATCGGCAAAGGAGTAATAATTACGCGATGTGACGATCAGGTGATCCAGAACCGCAATGTCCAGCAGCTTGCCGCAATCAGACAACTTCCGTGTCAGCGTTAAATCTTGTGGACTGGGTTGGAGGTTTTGGGACGGATGGTTGTGCGCCAAAATAATTCCGCAAGCATTGGCCTTGAGGGCTGTCACAAAGATGACTTTGGGATCGACAATACAAGCACTCATGCCACCCGTCGAAATGTCCGATATCGCTAGACAGTTGTTTTTCCGGTCGAGAAGCAGAATCTTGAATTGTTCGATCAATTCCAGCTTATTTTCATCCCAGGCGTGGCGCAGGATTTCGTAAGCCGTTGTAGAGCGGGTAATTTGAATCCGATCCTGGTACGGCGTTTTGTTTCGGTAGTGAATTTCGACTTCATTGACCGTAAATAGCGATTGCAGGTTCAGTTGGGTCATCTGAGCCTCTCACGTTGTCTGATGAGCAAGATGGCGATACCAGGTATGAACGCAGTGGTGGGCGGCATATAACTTGTTCATCGGTTGATGACGGGTATTCGCTTCTATTTGCAGAAATTGACCCACATAAGCCGTTGCCTGCTGGCCCTGCTCCGTATTATCCAGCCAGGTATACATTGTCTGGTAACCATACTGATGAATGTAAGCAGGGACTTGCGCCAGACAGGACCAGGCATTCAGGATGATCACATCCTCATCCAAAGTCGTGCGGTTAAGATGGCTCAGCACGGATAAAAAATCCAGAACTTCTTTAAAGAGGTGAATGCCCTTGGGCTTTGGCATTCGGCCACGAATAAACGATATCGCTGGCTGACCAATCGAGCGTTTCAGGTAAGCCGTGCGCAGGGCAAAGCCACCGTCAACCGTGAGCAAACCCAAGGCAATGAAATCCTTGCCCGTCTGGCGGTTACGCGCGTGGATTTCTTTTAGGTACTGCCGGGCAAGCGGTAAAGCGATGCCTTCCCGGTGCAGGTAATGCAGCAATCCGGGATATTGAATCGTCTTTTTATGCCGGAGGTCTACTCTGGGCGGCTGTCCAGGCGGGGCAGCTACAAGGCCCGATGAGCCGACACTCATGTTGGTGATCCAGCGTAGCGCGTCGCGTTCCGTATGGGCTTCCCCGCAAAAGCGCAGGTAGTGAACAACCCACTCGACCAAGGTGCCATCCGACATGTTTGGATCAGACCAGCGATTGGTGATCGTATGAACGGTCAGCGTTGTTTGATGTTTTCGCCCCCACAGAGACGAATAATAAAGAACAGGCCCTTCACTCCTCAAGGGCTGAAGATCGAGCTTGCCTAGAATTTCGGAAATAGGTATCGTATTGGCATGTTCTAAATCCATTGCCTGCTCCGTCGAAGGGGATGTGATGATGGGATCGGGGACTAGGAAAGGGAACGTTTTTGCCGAACGTTCTCTTTCCGCTTTTTAGTCCATGAGCCGCTGGTCTAGAAACTGATCTAAATCGGCCAGCCGATAATGGATCAGTTTACCCACCAGAATGGGGTTGAGTGGTTTTTGTTTGGTGCAATCCCACACCGCCAGCGTACCAGGTGAAACGCCCAGATACTGCGCGGCCTGCTTTCGATTCAGTAAGGGATTGAGCGTGTTTTTGTGGGACATTAATGAAATCTCCTTGTTGCAAAACAAAAACAGGAAGTCAATTGTCATTTTGACTCTGTTCGTAATAGGAAGTAGCTAAATACTTTTGGGTTTGTCTGTCAATTGAATCACGGTTTCATTAATGTTCAATCAACTGGCGTAGTAAAAATAAGACCCTTTTTAACACGCAGGATTTATTTTTATCAGTCGTTTCGTGATGTTGCTGACGGCATCTAGCCAGATTTTACACATGAGAATTTCTCCATGTAAAAACTGAGTCTTCCTCCTCGCTGCTGACAATGCAATGGCCTATCAAAAAGTATGGTTTGATGATTGAACGCGTGACACAAATTCATTAGGCAAGCCAGCCAACTCCCTAACCCAATTTATGCGACAAACCTTACCTGATTATTTGATTTGTTTAGCAAAACACACGTTTGTATGAATAGCGAATAAACTGTTGCTCAACGTGGTCAGACAATTCAGGATTTGTTCAACTCCAGATCTTGGTACGCCTTAAGAACACTTCTATAAATATACATCGGAGCCTTATTTTTCAATGCAATTACGAATGCGTCCGAGGGTATTGTATCTAGCTCAAGTTCGCCATCCATGGTCTGCAAGACAACCGTGGCATAAAAGAGTTGATTGATAATGGCGTCGATTACGATTTCTTTCACCGAGAAATTACCTGCCAGTAAGAGTGTTTGTAAAAGATCGAACGTCAGTGGTCGGGTCGCCTTTAAGGCATTCATTTCAATGGCAATCGCTTGAGCCTCGAAATATCCCATAACCACACACAATCTCTGACCATCCTCATACAACAAATACACATTGAATTTTTTTTCCCCGTTCCACTTCCGTCAACTCAACAATGCTCAATGGGATTTTTTCAGTCTCATCCTGTTTTCTTGGATTGATACCTCTTGTATGATTCTCTTTTCGCTCACTCGTTTTAGGGTCAAGCTGAAATTTAGAATCAGTGGATTGCTGATCAGTGGAAATTATCTGATTGGTTGTTTGTCTTGTCAAAAGATCTCGAGTCAGCCATCCCGCGATTGCTGATAATACGATTACCAGGATATAGGTCATGGACGATTGCAGGTTCAAGCGCATTTAATTCGATTACACGTCTTGCCAGAGTTATTTATCTACATCTGAGTTTAATACGCCATGTTTTTTTCAATACAGCCCAAAGTCTGTGATAAATAAGCTAGCGTTATTTCGTTATAGGAGGACTTACATGAACGAAACATTAGTTACCAATCAACTTTCAGGATTTTTACGTTTAGAACAAGTTCTACAATTGATCCCGGTCAGCAAAGCCACTTGGTGGAATGGGTGCCGCTCAGGACAATTTCCGAAGCCCTACAAGTTAGCGCCCCGAGTTACAGCCTGGAAGGCTAATGACATTCGGCAATGGATAGAGCGATTTGACAGTACTTATCCAGCTACAGAGATCTAGTCCTTTTTACGGGCAACGTGCAGCGGTTCACTTAATTTCACTGGCTTCGCCGAAGCGCATAAGCGCATCAATATAATCAGACCACTCCTGCATCATTTTCGTACGCTCGGCTAGAAATTGTGCTCGGTCATAGGCCTTGTCCACTTTACTCTTGGGCTGGTGAGCTAACTGCCGATCAACCACTTCGTGGCGATATCCCAATTTTTCCTTGATCGTACTCATGGCTAATGCTCGAAAGCCATGACCGGTCATCAGTTTGCCGTATTTTAATCGATCTAAGGCTTTTAAAATCGTATTGTTGCTGATAGGCTTATTTTTTTGAAAAACGCTGGGTAAGATATACCCTTGTTTCCCGAACAATTCACCTAATTCCTCCAAGATCGAGATAACCTGATTGGACAAGGGAACAATGTGCGCTTTACGCATTTTCATTCGCTCGGCCGGAATGCGCCATACTTTATTCTCCAGATCAATCTCATCCCAAGTAGCATTGATCAGTTCGCTAGTACGAACAAAGGTTAATAAAATAAGCTTTAGCGCCAAGACCGTTTGCTTGAAAAGCCGTGCATCATTGCGTTCAATTGCCTTGAGTAAATCAGGCAACTCATCGATCTCAATAGAAGCAAAATGGCCTTTGACGTATTTTTTCAACGCCCCTTTCATATCCGATGTAATATCACGGTCAGCGCGTTCCGTAATGACCGCATAGCGCATGATTTGTCCCATCATTTGTAAAACACGATGGGCTAAGTCATTGCGGTTTCGATCTTCCACCTTTTGAAGACAAGCTAATAATTGCTGAACGGTTAAGCTGGCAACTGGTAGCTGACCAATGAAGGGGAATATGTTTTGCTGAAGACGACTAAACACATTTTTGGCGTAACTAGGCGACCAGGTTGGCAGATTACGATTGTACCACTCAGTAGCGACCAATTGGACGGTTTGTGCTTGCTTAAACTGAGCCAGCGCCTTTTCGTCTTTCTTTTGTTGGCTAGGATCAACGCCCGCTTCTAGCGTTTGCTTGGCGATGTCCCTTTTTTCGCGAGCCTTGATGAGCGTCACGCCAGGATAGGTCCCCAATGTCAGGAGTTTCTCTTTGCCATAAAATCGGTATTTCAAGCGCCAGACTCGCTTGCCGGTCGGCATCACGTGCAAATACAAACCTGCCGAATCAAACAGTCGATAAGCTGACGTCGCCGGTTTGGCGTGGCGACAATCCAAGTCGGATAATGACATCTCTCTCCCTTTTTGCGCTGGGGGTATGATTTTTCGTTACCCCAATTATACCCCGGACTTTACCCCCAAAATTGTCAGATTTGGTTATTCTCCGTTGGGCTGCTTTAGAGGATCATACCATTAAAAACGCCTGTATTTCAAGGGTTTTATAGGCTTTATTAGATTGTATTAGAGAGTTAAATGGCTGGGGTGCTAGGATTCAAAAATTGGTTTTAAGTATATGATTAAAAGTAAATATATATTGTCATTATTCTAATTTACCCCCAACTATACCCCCAGTTTACAGTTGGCAAAAATCTTAGATAAGAATCCAAAGTCGGGCAAATTGTCGTTTAAGTAGACCTACAATCGTATGCTCGAGCAGCATACCATTTTGATCACCTATGTGTTTCAGAAAATTATGTTTTTCAATTACTTTTCTTATAGAGTTATCCCACTTGGCCCCCCATATTAGGAAACTAAATTATAAACTAATCCATCTTACCATTCAACTAATATTTCATCTTTACACTTACGTCGAAAAATGATTAAAACATGATGACCAATCGCTTCGCCGTGGAAGCGTTTTTTGAAGGCAACGTAGTTGTGAAGCACATTTTGCGCTTAACTGATTGTCATCAGAAGCCGTAAAAATCACACTCTAACAATAGAGATACTGCTGAAGATAAACGTATGTCGTCAAGTAAAAGTGGACGACTAAGATTTGAGTTAAAAATTCGTCAAAATACCTTACTTTTTCATCTCCTACCTGCCCACATTTACTTGATGGCTTATAATTAATGAATATCTGCTCTGCTAAACTTTTCCAATTCGCTCCAGAATTCTTCATAAAACTCGTGATAACTCTTAAACTCCAATATCTCCAATCCTACATTTTCTAAAAAAATTCTTTTAGGGCCAGGCAATGACCTTATACCATCATTGTTAATGTGAATATACCAACCCATATGAGATGTCCAACCTTTTGTTAACCAATAATTTTTTCTGGTAATTAGTAGCCATCTTAATAAAATTTCTTGTTCTTCTAATCCTAGTCCGAAAATAAAAAGTGGCTTGTAAAAAAAGAAACGAACCCAAGTGCCACTTAACTTTCCACTTATATGAAAGCCGGTTTTTTGGGATGGCAATTCTTTATTGATTCTTGTGATACTTTTTATATAATCTGTTAAGCCCAAGTTGATGCTCTGTGGATAATCGACATTACCATTTACATGCCATATACTAAACTCGTCTTCGCCATGATACTTTAATTCTTTACTACCGTAATATACTGTCCATGGATAACGGGAATGAAAATTGTTAAATTTTCGCTCGCTTGAATGGATCATATTAAATTTTTCTCCATCAATAGCATCGCTTAAGATCTTATCGAAGTTCGTAGTTAAGATTGGACAGTCGCAACCTCTAATCGTACTTATAACCCTCTTATGGTGTTCATCAGCTTTCCAGCTGATAAGTTTGGTTTGTAAGCTTATTGCAATCTTAGATTTTAACAAAATAAAATTTCTTTTATAATCATTTAGAGAGCGTGCTTTTAATTGCATCAAGTCAAAGAATTCTGTTAGGTGAAAGCCCTCCATTTTTTCAATTGGGAGATCCCCAAATATATCTTTGTAGACATCATCAAGCAAACCTTCCCAAGACCGGGCTCTATCGTCATCTTTGTATCTATTGATACCATTGCCAATAAGAAAGGCTAATCCTCTTTGTTTCTGAAATCCGTTATAATGCTCACTCATTGGCCAGTTCTTTTGTTCATTTAAGCGCATTTTAATATGAGACATTTGCTGTTGATTAATCATAATTTTTGATGGTTTATAGTAGTGAATTTGATGATTAAAGAGTAACTTCTGAATTATTTAATGTTAAAATTTAAAAAAAACACCAATCAATAAGATTTGCCTGTCACAGGGGAGTTGAATAGAAAAATATAAATATTTTAGATCAATATGATAATATTTGAGTTCAATTAACTTAACTTTAGACTTTTACGAGAAACATGCCGGGTCGCCATTAATAGAAAAAGCCCGTTTGTTACAACCCCATAGATCGGAAAAAAGACTTAATTTAGCCTTAATTTCTTATGTTAGGCGCAATAAACCAAAAATTCAGTAGAGATCATCCCATCAATGTCTTTTGCTAAATTAAATCATACTTTACTGAGAATACCTTCTTATTATATGTCACAAGGGTTAAAAACTTTGAAATATGGATCAAGCTTCAAAGCTCCAAAAAATCCGTGATGCTATGACGGATGACGACTGGGATAAGGCGCTAAAGATCGCTGCGAGTTTTCAAAGGCTTGGCGAACACAAAGAAGCAATAGAAAAGGCTGCAAGTGCGGTATCGAGTCCCAATTTTTATCGAAGTCTTGGTGAAGATATTGACAAACTAAAGAGCGATGGAATTGCTGCCTTAAAAAGCAGATTTAATAAATCATGGGAAGAGAGTCAACGGAAAAAGAATGGCGCTTAGGATACTTACACAAATCAACTATTCAGCAGGTGTAAATCCTGAAGGCGACAGCGGCCTTTATTTTTTATCGAAGCTCTTATTATCTATCGTTACTATTGAGATCGATATCCATTTTTATGTACTTGTGCCTCGAAGACACGAACAACTTTGGGGCACAAGTTTGAAGCATCAACGTATTACTCCTATCGCTCTGAACCTCGAGCCCCGTTTACATGGTGGTAGTTTTATGTTTGATCCTGCAGATTTATATACGTCATTCGATTTTTCTCGCTTTGATATTGACATTCTTTTTCTAAACCAGCCGGAAACAGCTCCGGCCTTACTCAATTTTCTCAACAGACAAATGTTCAATTGTGTACCGGCCCTATCTTACATTCATTGGTTTGATACTCGACCACCTGGTACACCTAAAAGAGAAACATATAAGCCTGCATTATTAGGAACATTGTCTGGCTCTTTGATTTCTACATTGGTTGGTGTAAACTCACAATTTGGTAAGGAACAAATTATCAAACAGGCTCAAATATGGTTTAATGATGCTACAATTGACTCGTTAAGATCAAAATTACAAGTATTGCCACCAGGTATAGATGCTGCTGAAATTATGTCTGTACTAAAAGATCGGGGCAGCAATAGTAGTCATTGCAGGATTCTGGTCAATCATAGACTATTAAACTATACTGGTGTGAGAAACCTACTAACTAAAATTTTTCCAAAAGTATGGGAAGAGCGTGGAGATTTCTCTGTACATGCTACTAACCCATCCAAAGCTATCCTGCCAAGGGCTATCACTCATAAGCCTTGGCTCACAGTAGCCACATTGGAAAAGGTTGAATATCTAAAGTTACTTGGAGATTGTGACATCGTCGTAGCACCGCACAAAGCCACTCATTGGTCTATTTCTACACTTGAAGCAATTTGCGCTGGTTGTGTACCACTAATGAACAAGGAAAGTTTCTTTCCAGAGATGATAGAACCAGTTCTAAGGACAATGCCTGAAGTTCTCCAAAAACATATCAATGAACGTTGGTTTTACCATAGAGGAAATCTTGCTTCACGTCTGACTGCACTTATGGATAACATTGGAAAGGAAAAAGCGGTTGCTTCAGAATTCGCGCAAAAGGCAATTCTAGTGTACGATTGGAAGAATATAGCCAATGTTTTCAAAGAACAGTTCTTTGAAATGGAAAAAACAATGGTTTCAATGCCTGAAATGACACCCTCGCTACGGAGAATTCTCGAAATACTTTTGGAGGAGGGTTCAATCTCTAAATACGATATTCTCCAGCGACTGCGATGGAGACCAAAAGATCGGACAATTGCGTGGACAGCCTTCCGCAAAAATCTGAAAAAATTTTGCCATGAAAGCGCTGACAGCCCTGACGCAGTATTCCAGTTAAAGGAAGAATGGAGGATATATCTGATGGACTTAGTAGCCAATCCTCTTTTGCAAAAAAAATAGCTATTTTTACGGAAAAATGTAAGTACTGAAACAGTATAGTTACGAACATGACCGGTAATTTCGTAAAAAACGGCTCATTTGAGGCTCTAGGTAGCCTACTTATGACTTCTGCAGATAGCCAAGCTGATCTTGTATTGCCTAATTTTGGAGGCACTTCGAAACGTATTGGCAATAATGAGTTTACCTATCCTGGGGAAGTATATACTGACCGAGATACTAAGTCAGCTTTTTATATATCAAATTTGCTTACAAAATTTATCGACCTCCATAAGATCAACCTAAAGGATACTGAAGATTTTAACTTCAATATAAATTCTTCCGAGCTTGTATTCATTTTTGGAAGTAAGTCTAATGAAGTTACTCAGAGGTTGCTGGATAATTATGAAGTAAGCAATAATTTTTCAATGAGTTTTGGAGAAACTTGGACAATCCACAGCAATGGGTCTGGAGAAAACTATTCTATCATAAACCCTTCAACATTGAGTAGAACAGAGTATGAGAATACAACAGATTACGGTGTTATTGCTAGATTTACGCAAGTATCGAAGCCAGGCAAAACTACCTTTGTTATTGCTGGTTTAGGGAGCCGAGCAACCGAAGGATGCGGTTTATACTTTGCTAGCAATTGGGAACTTCTTAACGCTAAATTCGGCGATCAAAACGTTGCGGCTGTTATCCTTAAATTCGCACCACCGGTTACACCTCAAAACTATGAAGTGCAAGAGTGGTTGGTATAAAATTATTCATCAATACTTTGACCCCATTCATTGTTTTCTCTCGTTACTATTTCTATATCAGAATATATCGAAGTAGGCAATCTCAAAAGATACCTGAATTCTCCAGTACCAGCCTCACGTAGTAGGAATTTCCAATTTTCAATAAACCACCAGCATCCTCCAATCGTCCCTCTGTCCCCTAGCCCAGAAATTAAAAAGTATACCTTCGAGGTAGCAATAATTTTCTGAATGCAACAATAGTCTGCAATTGCATCCCACTGCTCGCTAGATTGTTGATCCGGTGGATTTATTGAGTATTTTTTATTATAACCTTTATCGATAATATACCATTCTTTTTTATTATAATACAATCTAAATGTAGGGGAATAGCCATTCAAAACTTGTGAGACATAAACGTTTGAGCGGCTTCCGAAAAGAAAAATACATTTTGAGGCCGTTTCCTCTTGAATGGCAGATCCCTTGAGAAGTTTGATATTATCATAACTTGTGACCATTAATAGCAAGTTGGTAATATAGTTTGCGGCTTTGATATCTGATTGCGCAAAACTTAACCCTGGATAATGATAATATTCACTATTATTAACATCATTGCCGTTTACATTGATCTGGGCTTTGTATCCCTTTGAAGAGATCTCTTCTTCTAGCAACGTTTCCTTAAATGACGGAATACATAGAGCATATGTTTCCTCGCGAATTAATGAACCAAGAAGGCTAAGTACTTGATTTTTTTCAAAATCTTCCGGCCCCTGTAAGTAAGTGTAAATGATTGGAATAGCCCAAGTGAACGAATCGGCGACATATTGATTTCGAACGGATGAAAGAGCTACCTCAATAGTCTCAATTTGCATTATTTTACGAATGAATAGTTTTGCTATATCCATTCCTTTTTGTGCACTTATAGGGGCCTGCATGGCAATTACGGATACCACGTCTCCCCGCAACATGATTTTTTGTCCAACACCTGAAAATGTTCCGCTACCAGAAACTCCTGTTGAGCAAGAATTAAAATATACAAATCGAATGTTGCTATCGTTTAAACCTTCCGCTAATCGAGCCGCTTCTAAATTTTCACCTTCTTGATTAGTATCGCTTTGTAGTAGGATTACGCCTTCCTCATTTTCATCTAGTCCACCATGGCCTAAGAAGTATAAAAAGTCACCGTCCCTATGCTGTTGTAAAAATTCAAATATATTGTCTTTCGTTGCATCTTTTAACACATTAATATTAGATTCCAAAATATTAGCTTGAACAAATTCATTATAAATATTTTCAATATGCTCATCGGCATTAAAATACCCGCCAGGGTTTGCCACAATTAATAGAGGGTGAGTGATTGGACCAAATGCTTTTTTGGGAGCAACTAATTCATCAATAACTCGTACGATTGAAATACGTTTGATTCTTAGTAAATGATCATTCCCATCATGGAGTAATTCCCATGGAATATTAACTAACTTTTCTGATAGTATATTAAAAGCAATTCTTAATTT
Proteins encoded in this region:
- a CDS encoding zincin-like metallopeptidase domain-containing protein — its product is MTSVKNYDDEGYAKEELVAELGACFLSADLGVEPQPEEHHAAYIQSWLHVLKDDKRFIFQVASHAQKSVEYIQRLQSP
- a CDS encoding ArdC family protein; its protein translation is MTKPITRKTSSSPAGQPQQDIYTRVTAKILTDLENGNLSWRKPWHSEHLASQVMRPLRWNDIPYTGINTLILWNAASDQGFTSPYWMTFKQATEMKASVRKGEKGTQIVYANKFTKEEEDANGDLKSSQIPFLKSYTVFNASQIDGLSDGFYQTPEPVVIHQQARDQALEQFFAQTKADIYTGSKACYTQTTDRIQMPPYESFETAKRFYAVLAHEMCHWTKPPHRLNRDFGKKHYGDEGYAKEELVAELGACFLSADLGVEPQPEEHHAAYIQSWLEVLKDDKRFIFQAASHAQKAVEYIHALQCS
- a CDS encoding JAB domain-containing protein produces the protein MTQLNLQSLFTVNEVEIHYRNKTPYQDRIQITRSTTAYEILRHAWDENKLELIEQFKILLLDRKNNCLAISDISTGGMSACIVDPKVIFVTALKANACGIILAHNHPSQNLQPSPQDLTLTRKLSDCGKLLDIAVLDHLIVTSRNYYSFADEGCMPR
- a CDS encoding helix-turn-helix domain-containing protein translates to MSHKNTLNPLLNRKQAAQYLGVSPGTLAVWDCTKQKPLNPILVGKLIHYRLADLDQFLDQRLMD
- a CDS encoding bifunctional nuclease family protein, with translation MGYFEAQAIAIEMNALKATRPLTFDLLQTLLLAGNFSVKEIVIDAIINQLFYATVVLQTMDGELELDTIPSDAFVIALKNKAPMYIYRSVLKAYQDLELNKS
- a CDS encoding helix-turn-helix transcriptional regulator; the protein is MNETLVTNQLSGFLRLEQVLQLIPVSKATWWNGCRSGQFPKPYKLAPRVTAWKANDIRQWIERFDSTYPATEI
- a CDS encoding tyrosine-type recombinase/integrase, which produces MSLSDLDCRHAKPATSAYRLFDSAGLYLHVMPTGKRVWRLKYRFYGKEKLLTLGTYPGVTLIKAREKRDIAKQTLEAGVDPSQQKKDEKALAQFKQAQTVQLVATEWYNRNLPTWSPSYAKNVFSRLQQNIFPFIGQLPVASLTVQQLLACLQKVEDRNRNDLAHRVLQMMGQIMRYAVITERADRDITSDMKGALKKYVKGHFASIEIDELPDLLKAIERNDARLFKQTVLALKLILLTFVRTSELINATWDEIDLENKVWRIPAERMKMRKAHIVPLSNQVISILEELGELFGKQGYILPSVFQKNKPISNNTILKALDRLKYGKLMTGHGFRALAMSTIKEKLGYRHEVVDRQLAHQPKSKVDKAYDRAQFLAERTKMMQEWSDYIDALMRFGEASEIK
- a CDS encoding SIR2 family protein: MINQQQMSHIKMRLNEQKNWPMSEHYNGFQKQRGLAFLIGNGINRYKDDDRARSWEGLLDDVYKDIFGDLPIEKMEGFHLTEFFDLMQLKARSLNDYKRNFILLKSKIAISLQTKLISWKADEHHKRVISTIRGCDCPILTTNFDKILSDAIDGEKFNMIHSSERKFNNFHSRYPWTVYYGSKELKYHGEDEFSIWHVNGNVDYPQSINLGLTDYIKSITRINKELPSQKTGFHISGKLSGTWVRFFFYKPLFIFGLGLEEQEILLRWLLITRKNYWLTKGWTSHMGWYIHINNDGIRSLPGPKRIFLENVGLEILEFKSYHEFYEEFWSELEKFSRADIH